One window from the genome of Gadus macrocephalus chromosome 7, ASM3116895v1 encodes:
- the LOC132460703 gene encoding trace amine-associated receptor 13c-like, which translates to MSPLLRSPLAGSGPDLCYPLLLNTSCRLSLGPRFSASLLYILTFSLALLTVLLNLLLIVSISHFRQLHTPTNMVLLSLAGSDLLIGLVVMPLGAQYYISSCWFLGPWLCSAFYMLSYVLTSASVASILLISLDRYLAVCQPLRYASEVTMGRVQLAVGLCWSCAVVYNGGLLGVNMRGPPRRTSCQGECVVVVDGSSDWLDFLVTFLAPISTVVALYLQVFAAALSQARKMRSSWAAAAVGAAAAARRSELKAARRLGVVVVVFLLCYFPSLGFMGEDVSVNSAASFWSTFLLHLNSCLNPLLYALFYPWFRWTIRLIVTLQILKPNSSRATVLH; encoded by the coding sequence ATGTCTCCCCTACTGAGGAGCCCGCTGGCAGGGTCGGGGCCGGACCTCTGCTACCCCCTGCTGCTCAACACCTCCTGCCGGCTGAGCCTTGGGCCCCGCTTCAGCGCCAGCCTCCTCTACATCCTGACCTTCTCCCTGGCGCTCCTCACCGTGCTGCTCAACCTGCTGCTCATCGTCTCCATCTCCCACTTCCGCCAGCTGCACACGCCCACCAACATGGTGCTGCTGTCCCTGGCCGGCTCCGACCTGCTCATCGGCCTGGTGGTGATGCCCCTGGGGGCGCAGTACTACATCAGCTCCTGCTGGTTCCTGGGTCCCTGGCTCTGCTCCGCGTTCTACATGCTGAGCTACGTGCTGACCTCGGCGTCGGTGGCCAGCATCCTGCTCATATCGCTGGACCGCTACCTGGCCGTCTGCCAGCCGCTACGCTACGCCAGCGAGGTGACCATGGGCCGGGTGCAGCTCGCCGTGGGCCTCTGCTGGTCGTGCGCCGTCGTCTACAACGGCGGCCTCTTGGGTGTGAACATGCGAGGGCCGCCCAGACGGACGTCGTGCCAAGGGgaatgtgtggtggtggtggacgggTCGTCCGATTGGTTGGATTTCCTGGTCACCTTCCTGGCGCCCATATCCACCGTGGTGGCGTTGTACCTGCAGGTCTTCGCCGCCGCTCTGTCCCAGGCGCGGAAGATGAGGTCGtcgtgggcggcggcggcggtgggggcggcggcggcggctcggcGGTCGGAGTTGAAGGCGGCGCGGAGGCttggcgtggtggtggtggtgttcctCCTGTGTTACTTTCCCTCCCTCGGGTTCATGGGTGAGGACGTGTCGGTGAACTCTGCCGCCTCGTTCTGGAGCACCTTTTTGTTGCATCTGAACTCCTGCCTGAACCCGCTGTTGTACGCCTTGTTCTACCCGTGGTTCCGGTGGACGATCAGACTGATCGTCACCCTGCAGATACTAAAGCCAAACTCCAGCCGGGCCACCGTGCTGCACTGA